From Deinococcota bacterium, one genomic window encodes:
- a CDS encoding ABC transporter substrate-binding protein: MKRLSFVLAIALLGLASAQEPIRIGVNLELSGRFATIGTTTLQGIETARSQVGTVLGRPIELSICDNATTI, encoded by the coding sequence ATGAAGAGACTTAGCTTTGTTCTGGCAATCGCGCTATTGGGCCTTGCGTCCGCGCAGGAGCCCATCCGCATCGGGGTCAACCTCGAGCTCTCCGGCCGCTTTGCCACTATCGGCACGACAACACTTCAGGGTATCGAAACAGCAAGATCACAGGTGGGGACTGTGCTAGGACGTCCCATTGAACTGAGTATTTGTGACAACGCCACCACCATTG